In Mytilus edulis chromosome 4, xbMytEdul2.2, whole genome shotgun sequence, the following proteins share a genomic window:
- the LOC139520638 gene encoding poly(U)-binding-splicing factor PUF60-like isoform X1 codes for MLVGFSLCKIYLLQKDKMATDIGSIPFTENGFTLDEEMAMAMAEPELKMMKLSALDFNGTIGGPQADQLGTLMEGPGAKRDVKPFVLPKLSSSHQESIQRAKKYAMEQSIKSVLVKQTIAHQHQQMQNFQNTVQRQQALALMCRIYVGSINFEIKEDTIKQAFLPFGPIKSVNLSWDPLTNKHKGFAFIEYDIPEAAQLSLEQMNGVMIGGRNIKVGRPSNMPQAQPIIEQLAEEAKNYNRIYIASIHQDLTEDDIKSVFEAFGNILTCEICKDPTKPGKHKEYGFIEYDSSQAAQDAVASMNLFDLGGQYLRVGKAITPPDALQPTAGPSTLPTAAAVAAAAVTAKITAMDVQQQISGFAPPGIAEPSGLGLSDSPTHVPPVGVVTPALGAMVPPPIVSQGMSLGGPVVSVAALSTMPSHIPLPPMVTQDKKKAEEKEKEDKKKAADDDQSQTLEQQESMKISGTNARHMVMQKLMRKSDYHVMVLRNMVGPEDLDDELESEVTEECGKFGNVNRVIIYQEKQGEEEDAEVIVKIFVEFTKQIEVERGCSSLNGRYFGGRIVTAEKYDQDLFEAKDLSG; via the exons ATGTTGGTTGGTTTTAGCTTGtgcaaaatttatttattacagaAAGACAAAATGGCGACCGATATTGGCAGCATTCCTTTTACCGAAAATGGTTTTACGTTAGACGAAGAG ATGGCGATGGCTATGGCTGAGCCAGAATTAAAGATGATGAAGCTTTCAGCTCTAG aTTTCAATGGCACTATTGGAGGTCCACAAGCTGATCAATTGGGGACTCTCATGGAAGGTCCAGGGGCAAAGAGAGATGTTAAACCTTTTGTTTTACCTAAGCTTTCTTCATCTCACCAAGAGTCCATACAAAGGGCCAAAAAGTATGCCATGGaacaaagtattaaaagtgttTTGGTGAAACAAACTATAGCTCATCAACATCAG caaatgcAAAATTTTCAGAACACAGTGCAGAGACAGCAAGCACTTGCACTTATGTGTAG aatttaTGTAGGAAGTATTAACTTTGAAATCAAAGAAGACACCATAAAGCAGGCATTCCTACCATTTGGTCCCATCAAGTCTGTTAATTTGTCATGGGATCCgttaacaaacaaacacaaaggtTTTGCCTTCATAGAATATGACATACCAGAAGCAGCACAGTTATCTCTAGAACAGATGAATGGTGTGATGATAGGAGGGAGGAATATTAAG gtTGGAAGACCGAGTAATATGCCTCAGGCACAACCCATTATTGAACAGCTAGCAGAGGAAGCCAAAAATTACAACAGAATTTACATAGCTTCCATTCATCAAGACTTAACGGAAGATGATATCAAAAG TGTGTTTGAAGCATTTGGAAACATTTTAACTTGTGAAATATGTAAAGATCCAACGAAGCCAGGAAAACACAA agaaTATGGTTTTATTGAATATGATTCCTCTCAGGCAGCACAGGATGCAGTAGCTTCCATGAATTTGTTTGATCTCGGTGGACAGTATTTAAGAGTTGGCAAG GCCATAACACCACCTGATGCCTTACAACCTACAGCAGGACCCAGCACATTACCAACGGCAGCTGCAGTGGCTGCTGCTGCTGTCACAGCTAAAATTACTGCTATGGATGTCCAACAACAGATATCAGGCTTT gcACCACCAGGAATAGCCGAACCATCAGGTCTTGGTTTGAGTGATTCTCCTACACATGTACCACCAGTTGGAGTAGTTACACCTGCCTTGGGAGCAATGGTACCACCACCAATAGTATCACAAGGAATGTCAT tagGTGGACCAGTAGTATCAGTAGCAGCACTCTCCACAATGCCATCACACATACCACTCCCACCAATGGTCACGCAAGATAAAAAGAAAGCAGAAGAAAAAGAGAAAGAGGATAAGAAGAAAGCAGCTGACGATGACCAATCACAAACATTAGAACAACAGGAAAGCATGAAAATTAGTGGAACAAATGCCAGACATATGGTCATGCAGAAATTGATGAGAAAATCTGAT TATCACGTGATGGTTTTAAGGAATATGGTTGGTCCAGAAGATTTGGATGATGAACTTGAGAGTGAAGTTACGGAAGAATGTGGGAAGTTTGGTAACGTCAACCGTGTTATTATTTACCAGGAAAAACAAGGAGAGGAAGAGGATGCTGAAGTTATTGTCAAAATATTCGTGGAGTTTACAAAACAAATAG AAGTAGAAAGAGGATGTTCATCTTTAAATGGCCGATATTTTGGCGGAAGAATAGTGACAGCTGAGAAATATGATCAGGACTTATTTGAAGCCAAAGATTTATCAGGGTGA
- the LOC139520638 gene encoding poly(U)-binding-splicing factor PUF60-like isoform X2, with product MEGPGAKRDVKPFVLPKLSSSHQESIQRAKKYAMEQSIKSVLVKQTIAHQHQQMQNFQNTVQRQQALALMCRIYVGSINFEIKEDTIKQAFLPFGPIKSVNLSWDPLTNKHKGFAFIEYDIPEAAQLSLEQMNGVMIGGRNIKVGRPSNMPQAQPIIEQLAEEAKNYNRIYIASIHQDLTEDDIKSVFEAFGNILTCEICKDPTKPGKHKEYGFIEYDSSQAAQDAVASMNLFDLGGQYLRVGKAITPPDALQPTAGPSTLPTAAAVAAAAVTAKITAMDVQQQISGFAPPGIAEPSGLGLSDSPTHVPPVGVVTPALGAMVPPPIVSQGMSLGGPVVSVAALSTMPSHIPLPPMVTQDKKKAEEKEKEDKKKAADDDQSQTLEQQESMKISGTNARHMVMQKLMRKSDYHVMVLRNMVGPEDLDDELESEVTEECGKFGNVNRVIIYQEKQGEEEDAEVIVKIFVEFTKQIEVERGCSSLNGRYFGGRIVTAEKYDQDLFEAKDLSG from the exons ATGGAAGGTCCAGGGGCAAAGAGAGATGTTAAACCTTTTGTTTTACCTAAGCTTTCTTCATCTCACCAAGAGTCCATACAAAGGGCCAAAAAGTATGCCATGGaacaaagtattaaaagtgttTTGGTGAAACAAACTATAGCTCATCAACATCAG caaatgcAAAATTTTCAGAACACAGTGCAGAGACAGCAAGCACTTGCACTTATGTGTAG aatttaTGTAGGAAGTATTAACTTTGAAATCAAAGAAGACACCATAAAGCAGGCATTCCTACCATTTGGTCCCATCAAGTCTGTTAATTTGTCATGGGATCCgttaacaaacaaacacaaaggtTTTGCCTTCATAGAATATGACATACCAGAAGCAGCACAGTTATCTCTAGAACAGATGAATGGTGTGATGATAGGAGGGAGGAATATTAAG gtTGGAAGACCGAGTAATATGCCTCAGGCACAACCCATTATTGAACAGCTAGCAGAGGAAGCCAAAAATTACAACAGAATTTACATAGCTTCCATTCATCAAGACTTAACGGAAGATGATATCAAAAG TGTGTTTGAAGCATTTGGAAACATTTTAACTTGTGAAATATGTAAAGATCCAACGAAGCCAGGAAAACACAA agaaTATGGTTTTATTGAATATGATTCCTCTCAGGCAGCACAGGATGCAGTAGCTTCCATGAATTTGTTTGATCTCGGTGGACAGTATTTAAGAGTTGGCAAG GCCATAACACCACCTGATGCCTTACAACCTACAGCAGGACCCAGCACATTACCAACGGCAGCTGCAGTGGCTGCTGCTGCTGTCACAGCTAAAATTACTGCTATGGATGTCCAACAACAGATATCAGGCTTT gcACCACCAGGAATAGCCGAACCATCAGGTCTTGGTTTGAGTGATTCTCCTACACATGTACCACCAGTTGGAGTAGTTACACCTGCCTTGGGAGCAATGGTACCACCACCAATAGTATCACAAGGAATGTCAT tagGTGGACCAGTAGTATCAGTAGCAGCACTCTCCACAATGCCATCACACATACCACTCCCACCAATGGTCACGCAAGATAAAAAGAAAGCAGAAGAAAAAGAGAAAGAGGATAAGAAGAAAGCAGCTGACGATGACCAATCACAAACATTAGAACAACAGGAAAGCATGAAAATTAGTGGAACAAATGCCAGACATATGGTCATGCAGAAATTGATGAGAAAATCTGAT TATCACGTGATGGTTTTAAGGAATATGGTTGGTCCAGAAGATTTGGATGATGAACTTGAGAGTGAAGTTACGGAAGAATGTGGGAAGTTTGGTAACGTCAACCGTGTTATTATTTACCAGGAAAAACAAGGAGAGGAAGAGGATGCTGAAGTTATTGTCAAAATATTCGTGGAGTTTACAAAACAAATAG AAGTAGAAAGAGGATGTTCATCTTTAAATGGCCGATATTTTGGCGGAAGAATAGTGACAGCTGAGAAATATGATCAGGACTTATTTGAAGCCAAAGATTTATCAGGGTGA